In the Triticum aestivum cultivar Chinese Spring chromosome 2B, IWGSC CS RefSeq v2.1, whole genome shotgun sequence genome, ATCACCTTGCGACTTCGGTTTGCACATGTCCTCCCATCGGATCATGTGGTATTTACATTTAGCGGCTTCCACTTCCCGGAAAAACCTTGCACGAACTTTACCAAATTTCAGGTGAACCCCTTCACGAAGAATAAAAAGGACCATAGCGAAACAATACGCAATTGGCCTCTTTGACCTAGCCAGCCGCCCCTGCAAAAAGCTAGGGTACtgtgcctcccgccggcgccggtgGACTTAGGGCCATGAAGGCGGAGTGGATCTCgccccttgccggtgggagggctccgtttttagatcgTTTTTTGATATTTGTTAggatttgtgtcctgctcaggaaggcgagacgatggcggcttcctgaagatggaataaagatTTTTCCATCTAGCCCCCGTTTCGGTGATGCGTCCAGCATcatcgatgggcgtgtggagttgtGTCTCTGGCTGATCTgtttttggtggatttgctcggatctgttcgtcgtttGTCTTCGTTCGTATGTCTTCAGATTGGATCCTTTTaatctacactcttcatctgcggcggttgctattctggtgcgttggttctatggggccttagtACGACGACTTTCCGGTTGTCTACTACAACAAATTCTACGTAAACTACCAaacaaaatcccccccccccccccccccccccccccccccccccccaaacctccAATCACAAATCCCCACGATGTTGATTACGTTAATCCCGTAGCTATTTTTACTTAGATGTAGCATTGCTCTAGGGATCACAGATAAGCACGTGTTAGTGAGTAAGCCTCTGCCTCGAGGACATGACTCTTCCTTGCCAGGGGTCGACCCTTTTTTTCGACCTTATGGACTGTCAGATCCCAATCCGACGCGAGAAGTGCTTCTTCAGAGCAAGGGAGCCTTAATCATTATGAACAAGTTGAAAGGTTCCTCCAGGCTGTGTTGCACGTTGAAGAAGTTGAAAAGGTACCTCTGTTATGCAGGCACGGATGCATGTTATGGTTACCTGGTTGATGAGGCATGCATGTGAATGCCGGCTGTGTGTTTTGTCCCGATCGAACATGTCTCTAGCAATGGCGTCTGGCCCGGCCATCATTCCCTCTTCCTTTCCATTTATATACGGTTGCGTTAATCTTGAATGAATAAGCAAAATAAAACACAGAGAGAACTACGTGTGGCCGGCTGGCCTATAAAGGGGAGTGACATCTTCGGAGAGGATAACCGATGTAGCTTCGGTTCTCAACTCCTGTTTTTCTCTTTTCAGTCTCTGCTAGGACATTTGTACATGCATGTTTCTCCTTTGAAACCAGCAGTGTAATTTTTGTTGTTGGCAACTTAGCAATAGCATCTATCTAGTAGTTGTCTTGGTTTGTTAACATGCAGGCACCTTACGAGTATCAGCTGGCCGTGGCTGATTTCTGGGACGGGAGGGCAACCATGGAACCAAATGTGTGGGTTCCTGCCCTCCCTTTGCAGATGACAGTTGCTGCTCCTGCTAGCAACACTGATCTTGTCGTCAGCTCCAGTGGacagcaggagctgaagctggtcgAGGAGAGTCCTGAGTACCAGCACGAGTGGAGCAATCCGATTGAAGTGTTCGAGAAAGCAGCTCTAGCATTTGAGGATAACCTTCAGCAGATGGAAACGAAGATGCACCTGTTCCCTCCAAGCATGGAAGAACTCTCCAAGTACTCCAAACCCAAGGTGGTATCCATTGGTCCGTACCACCACGGCTCGACCGAAGCCATCCGGCAGATGGAGAGCACCAAGTACGCGGCCGCCTGCCACTTCATCAAGGAATCGCGCCGTTCCGTTGAGGAGGTGTATGGGGCGGTCTTCACGGTGGCGGGCCAAGCCCGCAGCTACTACGACGCGGACAAGCTGAGGGAGCTCGGCGTCGGCGACAAGGACTTCAAGCCTATGATGTTCTATGATGGCTGCTTCCTGCTGCAGTATATGCTATTTTTGTGCAGAGAAAACGGCGACGAAGAGAAGCCGACAGCTGAGGTGGATCCGTGGCTGTACAATGCTTTCAGCTCCATCGACCGCCGCATCTTCAGTGACATTGTGCTGCTTGAGAACCAACTCCCCTGGGTGGTGGTTCAAAAGCTCAAAGACTTCATGCCCCCGCCTGGCCTGGACATGGAAACGGTCCTTGGACGCGTGAAACATTCTCTGCAAGCGCGGCGGCATCTTAAATTCGATGCTCCTAAATTGGACGATAGCTACGTACCGCCGCATCTCCTTGGCTACCTACGATTCTATATTGTAGGAAGCACCGACGACACTGGTAGTACTAGTCGTCGTACCCCAGTGCCTGAGATCACCCTATCTGAAAAGGTCAAGAAACTATCAATGTCTGTCAGCGTCATCGAGCTTGCGGAGATGGGCATCAAGCTCAGAGCTGACGATGCTACAGCAGAGCTAAAGAAGATGCGCATCACCAAAGAGTGGTTCACCGGCAAGCTCTTCTTGCCTCCGGTGTCCCTCGACGATGCCAACGCACGGTTCCTCGTCAACATGGCAGCTTTGGAACTGTGCATCACCCCAGATTTCCGTGTAGCTCATGATACACGGTCTACTGTCTGCTCCTACCTCAGCCTTCTAGGGATGGTCACGGACAATGATACTGATGTGCAGGAGCTACGAAATAAGCTTATACTGCAAGGAGGAGGAGGGCTCACCAACGAAGATGCACTCAAGCTGTTCACCGGGCTCGAGAAGTACCTGCGCCCCGGGAATTGCTATGACAACATCATTGTAGCTATTGAAAACTACAGGTCCCATAGGCGGTTGCGGATCAAGGTGTACAGGTTCTGTTACAGGAACCGCACGGCCATCATCGCCACGGTGTCCGCCATTGCTGGACTTGCAGGTTTCCTGGGGACGCTCAAGTCTTTCCAGTAAGCTAGCTAGCTGCACCTCCTATTTTGCCATTACCAGCGTTGCTTGTGTTGTAATATCTTGGTGTTCCCTTTCACTACAATTAATCACTTCCCTGTATATGATTGAGCTAGTCCCATTTGCTACTTAAAATTCTTGTTATTGCATTTCACTAGCTAAGCTCAGTGAGTTTGTGTAGATCTAGTGTTCTCTGTTGAAGCTCTCTACCAGCCTTTTTCTTTTCTTGACGTCCCCTATACCAATCTTAATTGAACCGCAGCAACTTGGTGGtaggatatactccctccgttcctaaatataaatctttgtagagatttcactatggactacatacggaacaaaatgagtgaacctacactctaaaatgcatccacatacatccgtatgtggttcatagtggaatctctctaaagacttatatttaggaacggaaggagtatataGTACTGTATATGGTTAGTCGTAACTGCCTCATGATGGGTGAGAGGCACGTAGCTGGCACTACCACCTACCATGTGCCAACGTGCAATACATCAGGGGCGCCCAAGCATAGGTGAGGTCATTGTTAGAGTGAAATCATACTGAAATGAAGTGAATGGACGATCAGTCCCGTTTTTTATTTTGATTCTCaaaagtgtgtgtgtgtatatatatatatgaagaagATTGGAAGAAGTGGTGCCTATTTGGAGGCATCCCTCTGTAGCAGGTCCCTTTTGGACATAGAGAGAAGGGGCTTGCACACACCCTTTGCTAATGATGGTTTGTTAATTAGAATGTACTAATTAATTCCTAATACTCCTCCTACAACACTGCTTCTTGAATGATTCATCATTGAAGGCTTCTTGTATATTCATCTTCCATCTTGAGAAATCATTTGTATAATATTGAGTCTCCCCAAAAACCCTAtgaaaaaatctgagaaaaatagtGCAGATATATTGCTAAAACTCTTCTAAACTCAGTGGGAAAACAATAAGTAAgaaatgatgcaacatataatgattattgtctGTTTGACAACTCATATGAGAAAAACCTTTAAAGAAGGAGAAAACGCACTGATGAATTTAGAGAACAATAAATATTCTTTGAATATACTTTCCTTAAAAATACCAGTGGGGAAAATTAAAAGTGTCGCATATATCCCCTCAATTAAACCTTTTATGAGAAACTTCGAGAACAAACTCATAAAGGAAAAGAGTGTGATCCGATATGCCATTGAAAACTTCGGTAAAACCCAGTGAAAAAATACAAGGAGAGTAAGACATGTGATGGTAATTATATTTTGATAACTTATATGAGAAAACCTCAAAAGGGTAAAACTCATTGGTAAGTTTAGAGAACAATTAATATGACTTGTATACACCCGCTAAAAAACCCCAGTGGGTAAAATAAGATGTATGACATATATTTTTGTTCTGATATTACCTTGTTACAATTCTTGATCGAACTGACATTAAACTCATAaagagacactactaggaaaatggctatagctgggattgacactaatggcgcaccagaaagatggtgcgccattagtatatactaatggcgcaccacaatctgatgcgccattagagtttaaacaactaatggcgcaccatgctacgggtgcgccattagtatcaaatttttttttaactagtgcgcctgtccaaacatactaatggcgcatcccggcaaagtgcgccattagtagttgtaactactaatggcgcactaggcagcaggtgcgccattagtatagaaactttttttttgaactagtgcgcctatccaaacatactaatggcgcatcctgcccaagtgcgccattagtagttgtaactactaatggcgcacctggcagtgggtgcgccattagtataggatttttttttgaactagtgcgcctatccaaacatactaatggcgtatcctgcccaagtgcgccattagtagttgtaagtactaatggcgcaccatgcaagaggtgcgccattagtaagtgggcagcaacaagatatttgggacagcctctcctacccacacactcactttctccccacttcattctctccacctcctccttgtctcgggtgcctcctctttttcacctcatttccaccatagattcattcaaattaagtggttaaattaccttgttttaataggtaagtaaggggggaagctatatttaggttgttctccttacaacaatgtgcacatgcactttttacggcctagctagatctatgtatgttcgtggtgttgcatatgtttgtggtgttgcatatgtgtttgtgtttggaggtgtaccggtatttgatatgcgatagttgccaatattttgccggaatgttgattcatttccgtttcggcgagaattttggcattaagcattctttttggtcctatttttagggaaggtcatgccaaatttttgtttggttctaaaatatcgttttgctctaccccgcaggcgaccatggtccgcacgatgaccgaaggcatcgtgaataggtttttgaggtccgcgaaggccgagatgcttcaaaagaacgagacggagataagatgtccgtgtcgaagatgcaagctgaagagccttattgcggacccggattccgggcaggtgcgggaccacctgctgttgcgtggtttcatggatggctatcggtggcaaggtgatgaagatgactacgaagtcgtccatgcgggccgggcaagaaatgaggaagggcagcaagacaaccaccgcggctcgggcgggcgagaagacgaagaatccccaggagatgatcacgactgtgatgctgtacacagtcatcatgtagaagatgcaggacatgatgatgaggaagatgccggagcaggcgacgggcatgatcatgaagatgatgatgccggcggagcagacgacgctggaccatcgatgggctgggtgcaggaccctcatattcaagagctgcttctcaagcagacggataacgcaagagctgccgcccgagagaaagccaagatggatcaacttgagttagacgcggttactccattgtatgaaggatgcaggcccgaggatacccgcctgaaagtaacgctcatggccctggagatgaaggtaaaacacaaaatgaccgacgcatgcttcgacgagaacatgtcattctggcacgaacgtcttcccaaggggaacaagtgcccgaccagtttggaggaggcgaagaaaatcgtgtgtcctctggatttaccgcacgtgaaataccatgtgtgcatgaacaattgcatcatttatcgggacgagcacgcggagtctacaatatgtccggtgtgcggtgtcactcgatacaagaagaggaagaaagctcctcgaaaagtggtgtggtactttccgatcactcctcgtctgcagcggtatttcgcggatcctaaggtagcaaagctcctacgttggcacgcggatagggaggagaagaagcgagaagatgacgcaaatgatccggagatagataaaaaagacaagatgctgagtcaccctaaggatgcgagccagtggcaagcattgaacttcgaatacccagaatttgggaacgatccaaggaacatcgtgctgggcgcgagcaccgatggagtcaatccgtttggcagccagagaagcacacatagcacctggcctgtgtttgtgtggatgtacaaccttcccccctggttgtgcatgaagaggaagtacattcacatgagtatgctaattgaagggccgaaacaaccagggaacgacatcaatctgtatctggggctgctgaaagaggagcttgacacgctgtggaaaacgccagccaatacgtgggacgccgcagagaaagaatatttccctatgagagccgcactgctcacgacggtgcacgactatctcggttacggatatcttgcggggcaggtagtccacggattttctggatgcgtaaggtgcatggatgacacaacgtatcgccagctagatagagatcccgggtcttcgaaaaccgtgttcatgggacatcgaaggtggcttcgcgacgatgacccgtggaggaaacgcaaggatctgttcgatggtgaaaccgaaccccgaaaacgcccgtgtacgaggagcggcgaggaaatagacaagctgttgaaaaattggaaagactgcccactgccgggaaagaagcaaaaggcgccagagccgggaaagaagcgaaaggcgccagagccgctgctgaaggtatggaaaacgaggtctgttttctgggacttgccgtactggaagatccaccgtgtgcctcacagccttgatgtcatgcatatcacgaagaacgtgtgcgagagtctgcttggtaccctgctcaacatgccagagaggaccaaagatgggccgaaagcaagggcagacttgaaatcaatgggcatcaggcaggagcttcacgctatatatgatgatgatgatgatgatgatgatgatgatgatgatgatgatgatgatgatgatgaggcgaagcaggacacagaaagtcgtcgcaaaggcaaaaaggccaagaagaccggaaatgactaccctcccgcgtgcttcactctaagtcaggaggagatcgagcagtttttcacctgcctcctaggagtaaaacttccttacggttacgcggggaagataagcagatacctagacccagcgaagcagaagttcagcgggatgaagtctcacgactgtcacgtgctgatgacgcagatacttccagttgcaatccgtgggatcatggacgcgcacgtccgtgaaacgctatttggcctatgcaacttcttcgacgtcatctctcggaagtcgattggcgtgaggcaactcagaaggctacaggaagagatcgtggtgatactatgcgagcttgagatgtacttcccgcccgcattcttcgacgttatggtgcatctgctggtccatatagtggaggatatcatccaactcgggccgacgttcctgcacagcatgatgccgttcgaaaggatgaatggtgtcatcaaaggatacgttcgcaacatgtcacgtccagaaggaagcatagccaggggctttctgaccgaagagtgcatctcctactgcacgaattatctaggcatcgagaaccccgttggtctgcccgtcaacaggcacctcggcaggctcgctggatggggtcaccgtgagggtcgccgcgaaatgcatgtcgacttcgagggtcgactcgccgactttgaaagagcaaacctagtcgcgctacaacacatagacgtggtcgatccttggttggtagagcacaaaacctttattaaaaagacgtacaatgaccgaggccaacagaggacggacggagatatactcaaagagcacaactcatgtttcacgcgttggttcaagcataagcttctgtcgtaccctttacatgaggattcttccgcggaagaacaactcatattcgccttgtcacagggcgccgagcacaacctgatgacctatgaggcgtacgatatcaacggctacacattctacaccgaggccaaggacatgaagagcgatggttatcagaactccggggtaacgatggaatcctacaccggtaacgacaaggacagatactacggaaggatcgaggagatctgggagctgagctacgctggagagaaggtcccgatgttccgtgtcagatgggccaagaacgtcataaaagaagaccggtatttcaccaccatggttatacccgaagccaaatccaagaccgcgggcgcaaacgtcaccgcgaaaaatgagccatgggtactggcttcccaagtggaccaatgcttcttcattaccgacccgccaaagcccagtcgtgttgtcgtgaggagaggcaaaaggaagatcatcggaatggatggagtagccaatgagcaagacttcgacaagtacggcgacccgaggatcgaacatgacgacgatgatgaagtagcagcatacaccacaagaagaagcaggaccaccctacctaaaggacgtccgttccacagaagaactccatttgcgaaaaagaagggcaagaagattgtgaacagatagctagctaagatcgattgtatttaaatcgtagccttcatttctcgattgtatttcatgggtactttttgaactatcatgaatatttttaaatttcatggacactcgatctcgatccccctccatctcgatcgctatcccaccttgccagatccggcccccctcgccgccgagcaccccccagtccaccggccgccgccgccgaccccccgcaccctcgattcccctacccaaccgccgccgccgaccccccgcaccccgcgcaccgtcttataaaaaaattagtatcaaacagctttttaaatgctactgtcttataaaaaaatattactgttattatttaaacaagtttgaacatatttaaacacaaataagtatcaaacagctttttaaatgctaaaaaaaatttgtggagcccacctcgatccccctccatctcgaccgctatcccacctcgccagatccggtccccctcggcgccgagcaccccccaagtccaccggccgccgccgccgacccaccgcaccctcgattcccctacccaaccgccgccgccgaccccccgcaccccgcgcaccgtcttataaaaaaaataagtatcaaacagctttttaaatgctactgtcttataaaaaatattactgttattatttaaacaagtttgaacatatttaaacataaataagtatcaaacagctttttaaatgataaaaaaaattgtggagcctgggattcgaacccaggacctcctggtgtgagaactggctactgaccagtcgagctagtagaggggacttggtgtggatcaggtcaggtgggagataacctgttggctcgagcagaaataaaaaaaagtactaatggcgcaccagggtgaggtgcgccattagtgtggatatacttatggcgcaccggggggtggtgcgccattagtattgtgcccccatccatatttttcctccccggccctcgatccccttctcgccctcgccctcgatccccttcccctctcctctcctctcccgacgccgctgccccgccgcctcgacgccgccccgacgccgcgacgccgccccgacaccgtgAGACGCcacgacgccgccctctcctctcccgacgccgccgccccgccgctttccccacggagaaggaggaggaagagggggcgctcgccgttgacctcgcccggccgactccggtggccaggccgactcgccatcgccccgccgccctcgtcgccggtggcccggacgccgccccgtccacaccaccgtcgccggagcacccacaccaccacccggacctcgtcgcccccgtgagctccccctcctcctctccccctatcCCCCTCGCATCCCCCGTGAGCCCCCATCTCTATTTCTTCTtgtcaccagcaccaccaccaccagttgccaTTTTGCCCCACCTCGGATCTATGTtgttggtttttcatgtttgttgGCAGTCAGACAATTGGTCAAATATAGCAACCTAGTTGAAATTCCCAAACCATCTCTATAGACAGCTGAAATTATCATGAACATATATTGCTCTGAACCTTGGCTTGTCACCACAGGTTGGTGCATTTTGTGTTGTTCTATTTTCGAAAAGATGGAACCTAGAGGGGCAAGAGTTCGTCCAATGTAACTGCTAATGATCATGTTCTGTGATAAGTTTCATTGTCATGAGTATGTAGGGATCTCTTTTCTTCAAACAAAAAAGGGAAGAATAGTGTACAAGAATGAGAAATAATGAGAACAAGAGGAAGAGCCCCCATTAGATAGATGGAAACTTAATGAATATAGCTGCTGTATTTGGAGATAAACGCAACTCTAATTCAGTATCTAATTATCTACAAAGTAAAACTCATAATTACCATATATGCACAATTGGTTCCAGCGATGTATGCCAGTTGCCATTTTGGATTCTGCATCAATCATTTTTATTCATATGATTCATTTGTATTAGGTTTTGGCAGATATTGTTAACTTGACTTCATGGCTGCGCTCTATCCTGTGTTGCGCCTGTGCTCGTTGCTACTGATGCACTTCATGGCTGCTACTGTGTACAGTAGGAAGTGGAGTTAAGAACAATATTGGTCAGCTGTCCTAGTAAGTAAGATAAATTTTGCAGACTGGATCTGCCAAACACTCCATCCTTAATTCAGATCGGCAACAACCCCAGCCAAAGAAAACCTTATTGTGTTTTCTTAGGATTTCAGACGAATCTTGATGCATAATAGCTACCTAACGGATCAAATAGTAAAACACACCGAACCTGGTTAGGAAGCTCTCTGCAGGCAAACTATTAGTGCATGAACTTAGAACTACACATATGCTAGTGGAATTAAGAACACTGTCGATTAGCTGTCTAGTACAATCTTTTGCTTATTTGCCTCGGATGAAAAAGAACGCATTTACTGATGCAGATCGGCAAACCAACATCTGTGAGAGAATAAgcaattttctcttttatttttaccttgatAAGAGTTGTAGCTTCAGTGCATGTGCAAGCATGTGCTGGTTTCGTCTGTGGCTCTTGGTTGGCTCAGTCATTAGTTGCTCTTTTGTTTATGGCTGTTGGTATGTACACTAGGTAATGGAATTAAGAACATTGTTGATCCAGTAAGTAGGACAAAGTTTGCAGACTGGATCTGCCAAACACTGCATCTTTAATTCAGGTCGACAACAACCCCAGTCAAAGAAAAACCGTCCCTGACAACCTTGTGTTTTCTTAGGACTAAAAACGAATCTTGATGCACAATAGCTATGCTAACTACGGATCGCCTATAAGAATAACTACAAACTGGATAGACATGTTATAATAATTCAGCTGAGCATATAGGAGCATGTAAGTTAACTTTGTTTCAGCTTCACACAAGTTACAATTCGCTAAAAAAGCCAGCTAGAATAGCCAAATAACAATTTGGTCCCAAACACAGCAAGGTCCTATTTTACTTTCAACATGACCTGACAACATGACCTGACAATAGTTCAGTTTACAGCTGAGGACATTGATTTATTATGAAGTTGCTTGGGTTTATTA is a window encoding:
- the LOC123041884 gene encoding UPF0481 protein At3g47200-like, with protein sequence MQAPYEYQLAVADFWDGRATMEPNVWVPALPLQMTVAAPASNTDLVVSSSGQQELKLVEESPEYQHEWSNPIEVFEKAALAFEDNLQQMETKMHLFPPSMEELSKYSKPKVVSIGPYHHGSTEAIRQMESTKYAAACHFIKESRRSVEEVYGAVFTVAGQARSYYDADKLRELGVGDKDFKPMMFYDGCFLLQYMLFLCRENGDEEKPTAEVDPWLYNAFSSIDRRIFSDIVLLENQLPWVVVQKLKDFMPPPGLDMETVLGRVKHSLQARRHLKFDAPKLDDSYVPPHLLGYLRFYIVGSTDDTGSTSRRTPVPEITLSEKVKKLSMSVSVIELAEMGIKLRADDATAELKKMRITKEWFTGKLFLPPVSLDDANARFLVNMAALELCITPDFRVAHDTRSTVCSYLSLLGMVTDNDTDVQELRNKLILQGGGGLTNEDALKLFTGLEKYLRPGNCYDNIIVAIENYRSHRRLRIKVYRFCYRNRTAIIATVSAIAGLAGFLGTLKSFQ